One Parashewanella spongiae genomic window, CAATGGGACCAGTCGATGCATCAGTTGCTCTTTGGGTATACTCTGGTGAAGATACCTGACAATTTAAACTAACGCTCATATGAAAACCTCGCTGTTAAATAGTTATACCAATTACATTGCTCAAGAGGATTTAAGGAAAGTTGCGGAAGAAAGTATACCGATAAGTTCTCGTCACTCCATCGCAGGCAGGAAACGAAGTAACGACAGTTTTGTATGTCGGTAACCACTACTTGCTGCTATTTATGCCTTGCTATCAGTAATTTTATCTGCGTATATGAACACTCCCAACCGATTTATTTAGATTAAAGAATATTTTGTTTACGGTAATTCTTGCCTTTCAAATGTGCAAGTTCTTCAGTGCTAAATTCATAATAATCAAACATGAGTTGCTTTTCTTGGGGTGATAATTGCTGCTGCTCTTCCATCAACAATGTTTTCGCATAAACCGTCGCTTTCATCGCTAACGCAGAATCAGTGCACAATTTCCTGAACTCCAAGGTTTGATCAATTTCATGGAGCACTTTACAGAATTTTAAATTACCAAACTCAAAATGCTCTAAGATTTGCCAATTCAGTTTACTGCCGTGTTTGAGTACGTTTTCAAAAACTTGTTGAGACGGAAACTCTGTGGCTAAAACTGCATCATGAACCGCTTTATCGCGGCTATCACTAGCCTCTCGTAGCCATTTACCACGAATGCCTTCAAACACTTGTGCGCAATTACCCAGCACCACAGTTGTTCCCATTAGATTGGTTAGTGTTGTGGTATAAATTAAACTGATGTCTCCTTCATGAAATTCACCGAGTGCTTTTGCCGCTATCGCCGCAACATTCGCAAAACGCCAAAGCTTTCGTGTTGTCCATAAAATGGATGTATTTTTTTTAGGTAACCAATTGCGCAAACAGTAATATGGAATAATCAGCTTGAGTTGCTCTATACCTATATAGTTGAGCACCAGTTTTAAATCTGACACTTGAACTTCAGTTTCCTGAGCGCGGCTTTGGCGAAAAGCGGGACTATTAACAAGATTAATTAAATCTCGGCTTAGCCAGCTAATTTTATCCAACACTTTTTTTAGACGGCTTAAGTCGAGCGTATTCGATTGCAAAAACTCTAATAATAACCATTGCTGCGAAGAAACAGTTGAATGAGAAAGTAATGGTTCAACAGTGTCAAATTGATGCTGCATTGAGTCTATAATCGTCGCCATAAGTTGGCTCGATACGGCTTCAAAAACTTGTTTCTGTTGTTGTTGCTTCAATAATCGCTCTTGCAGAGCTTGCTGCTCAATCTCAAGCTTATTGGCTACATCCAGTAACTCATCATCCAAATCATCCTCTGCCCATAAAGACTGTTCGTTCCCAACAATCAGCAGATGGTAAAAACGATTTTCTATGTCAATGATCATGCCTGGCTTCATTCCACCAGCAACTGAAAATACCACTCGTTATCCTATCTATGACTTTCATTCTTTAGAAATTCTAGTCGCTAGCGTGACAGAAGTAAAAAAGCTTCCATTTGGAAGCTTTTTATCGGTTATATTTTGGGCGAACTCCTGCGCATTACTTAAGCTCTTGCTCAAATAATTTATAAATACGACGATATTCGTCCAACCAACTGGATGGTTGCTTAAAACCATGAGGTTCAACAGGGTAAATTGCCGTTTCAAACATTGGCTTTTCTAACTCAATCAAACGTTGTACCAAACGAACACTGTCCTGAAAGAACACATTATCATCGAGCACACCACTCATGATTAGTAATGGTTTTTCTAATCCTTCAGCGTGGTAGATTGGTGAGCTTCGCTCATAAGCAATGGCATCGTCTTCTGGCGTATTCAAAATGTTTGAAGTATAAGGTGCATTGTAATGCGCCCAATCCGTTACAGGACGAAGTGCCGCGCCAGCTTGAAATAATTCAGGCTCGTTAAATAGCGCCATAAAGGTTAAAAAACCACCGTAAGAGCCACCATAAGTCCCGACTTTATTAGCATCAACATGAGCATTGCCTGCCATCCAATTTACGCCATCAATAAGATCTTCAACTTCAGGATGTCCCATGTTCCGATAAATTGCCGTTCGCCAGTCACGTCCGTACCCTTTAGAGCCTCGATAATCCATATCCATGACCACATAGCCCTGCTGAGCCAGTAAATTATGGAACATGTATTCACGGAAGTACCCCGAGAAACCATAATGAGCGTTTTGTAGATAACCTGCACCGTGGTTAAAAATTACCGCCGGATATTTATCCGCATTTTGTTTACTGAAACCTTGTGGCACATAAACTCGTGCATAAACTTCACCGGCATTATGGCTAGATTTCACTTTTACCACTTCAGGCGCTTGCCATTGGTAGTTGAGAAAAATCTCGCTTGTATAGTGGGTAAGTTGGGTTAAATCGCCGCCTATTTTTTGGTTGTACAGCTCGTTTGGCTTAGTACGAGTTGATGCAGTAAGCAACAACGACTGCCCATTTGGACTTAACCGATAATCGAGCGTACCTTCCCAGTCAGTAAGTTGCTCATCTTTACCTGTGTTAATGTTTACACGGTAAACATTGTATTTTCCCGGGTGACTTTTATTCGCTTTGTAATAAAGATACTGACTATCTGGCCCTACAGTGACACTACTGACTACGTACTTACCTTGGGTTAACGGCTTGGTATCTCCACCGAGTGTTCTCAAATAAAGGTGTGAGTAACCGCTCTTTTCAGATAAGAAGTAATATTGTTCAGTGTCACCAATCCAGCTGTACTGGTTATGGGTGTAATTGACCCAAGCATCATCGTGTAAACGATCTTCGGTTACTAATTTACCGCTGTTCACATCGACATTGGCAATCCAGCGATCTTTATTGTCCACAGCTTCTATCATAACGAGCAATTTATTGTCTGAGCCATGCCATTGCACCGCGCTTTGAGACCAACCCCAATCTTGCATAAGTTGCAATTTACGTGGTGATTTTTTGCTTTCATAGCGCTCGCCAATGCGCTTGGCGTTTTCAGCTTTCACCGCAGCAAGCACATCTTCGTCGAAGCCATTTAATCCTTCGATGGTGATTGGATATTTTTTATGTAACTTAAGATCCAGCAGCACAAAATCTTGCCCAGGATACTTATCTTCGGCCACACGAGCTCTTGCTGGAACCGCATCTACATAGCCATCTTGGCCAATGTAATTAGGCATAATGTCGTGTTTATCACGCCAGCTGTACTTATTGCTTTCAAGTGCAACAAATAAATAGCGACCATCTGGCGATAAACTTTGTTCAACAACTTGATTATCTTTCCCTAAATACCATGCTTTAGCCGCACGAGAAGGGTCAACTTGCTGCAACTTTTGCTGATAGGCTTCTCGTTGTTCGGCATTTTTCTGTTTGTTCGCCACATAATTAATCAATTTATGTTGCTCTTTAGCAAGATAAGCTTCAGGTTTTGTCACGCCTTTTGGCTTATTGCCCATTTTTATATCGGCAAGCTGTTCAATCAAGCCGGTCAAACCATGAATGCGAAATACGCCCAAGCCTTGATAATAAGCTAAATCACCGTTGGTAAGATAACGTACGCCGCTGATTCTTTTATTTTGACGAGTGATTTGAATCACTTCGCCACTGTTTAAGTCTTTTACGAAAACGTTGCCCTGATAAACATACGCTTTTTTCGTGCGCTCTTGGTTAAAAACACCTTGGTTTTGATCCGCCAGATGTAGCTCAGACAATTCAAGTTGTTTCGCTTTACCATTTAAGCTTTGTTCATAATATTGCTTAATCGGAGAACCATATTTTTCTCTGACAAAATAAATGGACTCACTGTCATCTCCCCAATAAGCTTGTTTGGCCAGTACGCCCATCCAGTCAGGATTAGCCATAATTTGTTTCAAAGTAAGTGGCTGTCCAACTTGAGGCGGCGAAACCAATGGTTTAACTTGAGTTTGTTGCTCTACCACAGGCTTTGAAGATGGTGCTGTAGAAGCACAGGCAGATAAAATCGCAAGGCTTAAGGTGCCTAACGCAAGATTTCGACTCAGCAATTTCATGCTTTTTCCTTTTGTTATTTTATTGCTAAAAAATTATTCAGCAGTTCCAAACCTTGCTCGGTTAAAATAGACTCTGGGTGGAACTGAACGCCATAAAGCGGCATCGTTTTGTGGCTCATGGCCATAATTTCTCGGCCACACTCTGCATCATCAAACCAGGCATCAATATTAAAATCAGACGGTATACTATCCACCAGCAGCGAGTGATAGCGCGTCACTGTAAGCGGGTTAGCTAACTGCGTAAATAAACCTTCACCACAATGCTCAATTACGCTGGTTTTTCCATGCATAACTCGTTTAGCTCTGATCACTTTAGCGCCATGTACTTGTGCTATCGCCTGATGCCCTAAGCAAACGCCCAACAGAGGTATTTTCCCCGCAAAATGTTCAATGACTTCTATTGATACGCCTGCCTCATTTGGAGTACATGGGCCTGGAGATATCACTATATAGCTCGGATTCAATTGCTCAATTTCAGCAATTGAAACGTCATCATTTCGCTTAACTAGAACTTTTTGATCCAATTGCTGGAAATACTGAACCAAGTTAAAGGTAAACGAGTCATAATTGTCGATCATTAGTAGCATAACCCTGCTACCTCTCTCAATAAAAACATCAATACTTTCCGAATGAACGACATAAAATCCGTGGCAAAATAATAGCATTAACCCAGAACGAACTTAAGTTTTAATCTTTAGCCTTATGGCCTAATAAAGTCATTTAGTGTTACAGTCTATAAACAAGGGTAACTAGCTATATTTATTCAGGAAACCCCATGATCAATAAAATATTTTGGATTTTTCTTTTATTACCATTTCAACTTTTTGCTAATGATGAGCCCCTCTCCCTTGATAGGGTTGTACCCAGTAACTTTACGCTGGCCTTTCCAAACGAAGACAATATTCGTCCCAGCATCAGTACGTTTAAAGTCAATAACTTTGCCTTAATGAGCAATGAAACGGGCGAGCGATGGGCCATTGTCACGCTGACAAACCAAGCCAGTGGCAGAAGAACGATCAGCCAAAAACATTTGATGGCATTAGTTGCTGACGGGGAGCACATCACTCCTTTTGAAATAAGTCAGTCGTTTAAAGCGGGGGAAACCTTATCGCTTACTCTTTATTTTGGTGTTAGTAAGTTTCCCATATTAACGGTTTTTACCAGAACAAAAACATAAGGAGTTGCCTACATAAAATATCAACCAATCAATTTTAACAGAAGCATGATTTATTAATGATACTTGAACCTAAAAACATCAGTTGAACGCTGAGTATATGAGTAACTGTCTGAGCAATAAGATGATTTTATTATCATGATTTTCACCCAATGAGTGAAGTGATCTACGCTCACAAGCTTTCATAACGTAGAAGAATAAGTGTTGAAATGCTCAGGTAGTGCGACTTCTCTTAACATAGCAATGTAATAACGACAGTTTTGTATGTCGGTAATAACTTATGTCTTCATCAATTTCACTTGTACTTTGAACACATACATAGCTCTGAGCTGGGAATTTAATTAGTATAACTCTCACTAAAATCATGCATTATCAGACAACATGAGTATATTTTGCCTTATTCTTAGTCTTGCGGATTATTTACCCCTTAACCCCTTATTACAGCCGTTTATAAATCTTAAATATATTTCATTTGTACTCATTTAAAATGATATTTACCATTCTAATCTCAACTGCTAGTTGCGGCTTAAATTCAAGAGGGAATTTGCTTTGATAAATCCTGGGTGAAATAAGGATGATTAGCAAGGAGGATAATATGTTTAATCAGCCAATACCTATATATAAACTCAAAAACACCTGCACTTAAAGAAGGTAGTAAACATGGCACTCAACTCCACTTCAAATGCAGTTTCCGGTGCCATGTATGATACATCCTCAAGCTCAAATTAT contains:
- a CDS encoding HDOD domain-containing protein → MVFSVAGGMKPGMIIDIENRFYHLLIVGNEQSLWAEDDLDDELLDVANKLEIEQQALQERLLKQQQQKQVFEAVSSQLMATIIDSMQHQFDTVEPLLSHSTVSSQQWLLLEFLQSNTLDLSRLKKVLDKISWLSRDLINLVNSPAFRQSRAQETEVQVSDLKLVLNYIGIEQLKLIIPYYCLRNWLPKKNTSILWTTRKLWRFANVAAIAAKALGEFHEGDISLIYTTTLTNLMGTTVVLGNCAQVFEGIRGKWLREASDSRDKAVHDAVLATEFPSQQVFENVLKHGSKLNWQILEHFEFGNLKFCKVLHEIDQTLEFRKLCTDSALAMKATVYAKTLLMEEQQQLSPQEKQLMFDYYEFSTEELAHLKGKNYRKQNIL
- a CDS encoding anthranilate synthase component II; its protein translation is MLLMIDNYDSFTFNLVQYFQQLDQKVLVKRNDDVSIAEIEQLNPSYIVISPGPCTPNEAGVSIEVIEHFAGKIPLLGVCLGHQAIAQVHGAKVIRAKRVMHGKTSVIEHCGEGLFTQLANPLTVTRYHSLLVDSIPSDFNIDAWFDDAECGREIMAMSHKTMPLYGVQFHPESILTEQGLELLNNFLAIK
- a CDS encoding S9 family peptidase is translated as MKLLSRNLALGTLSLAILSACASTAPSSKPVVEQQTQVKPLVSPPQVGQPLTLKQIMANPDWMGVLAKQAYWGDDSESIYFVREKYGSPIKQYYEQSLNGKAKQLELSELHLADQNQGVFNQERTKKAYVYQGNVFVKDLNSGEVIQITRQNKRISGVRYLTNGDLAYYQGLGVFRIHGLTGLIEQLADIKMGNKPKGVTKPEAYLAKEQHKLINYVANKQKNAEQREAYQQKLQQVDPSRAAKAWYLGKDNQVVEQSLSPDGRYLFVALESNKYSWRDKHDIMPNYIGQDGYVDAVPARARVAEDKYPGQDFVLLDLKLHKKYPITIEGLNGFDEDVLAAVKAENAKRIGERYESKKSPRKLQLMQDWGWSQSAVQWHGSDNKLLVMIEAVDNKDRWIANVDVNSGKLVTEDRLHDDAWVNYTHNQYSWIGDTEQYYFLSEKSGYSHLYLRTLGGDTKPLTQGKYVVSSVTVGPDSQYLYYKANKSHPGKYNVYRVNINTGKDEQLTDWEGTLDYRLSPNGQSLLLTASTRTKPNELYNQKIGGDLTQLTHYTSEIFLNYQWQAPEVVKVKSSHNAGEVYARVYVPQGFSKQNADKYPAVIFNHGAGYLQNAHYGFSGYFREYMFHNLLAQQGYVVMDMDYRGSKGYGRDWRTAIYRNMGHPEVEDLIDGVNWMAGNAHVDANKVGTYGGSYGGFLTFMALFNEPELFQAGAALRPVTDWAHYNAPYTSNILNTPEDDAIAYERSSPIYHAEGLEKPLLIMSGVLDDNVFFQDSVRLVQRLIELEKPMFETAIYPVEPHGFKQPSSWLDEYRRIYKLFEQELK